The Anopheles coluzzii chromosome 2, AcolN3, whole genome shotgun sequence genome window below encodes:
- the LOC120952126 gene encoding SET and MYND domain-containing protein 4-like has protein sequence MAESLQEKECNVVKLFHELWEELLKQRINELVHNQRDKDKVAEIIKREIEDFLRTFPFRDRFNLHPDAKDNAKALAARNCGNERFAPSIGEYMESLQHYNESIAYSEQGSETRALAYGNRSAVCLKFGLYEECLENIRLARASNYPMQLADKLNKREQHVKRCIEEDAEEFSDRVMHTPGQYRPRNSRYPAPKLSYEAHANVPQLVKCVELRQNSEFGRHLVTTQHLKAGDVLLIEKPYASMLNDKERYKRCAFCHNEDTFTLIPCEGCTLTMYCSDECMDKAYRQYHRYECGVLRDCWRIAGRLVGGIVGLRMVATAIASFEQDLEGWANHLNALDETKVNAFTVDWNKATDSDIYDTVHVLATSQKRRSREDLAMLMFFTSIVHRLLLERTDLGPLCVSSPTKSKLLFDLLLRHWQTSLINSKQVYHMQRSEGQDEEDEYYEYNYAGYDSDDEEEYSDEMHAIAVYPLFSMVNHSCIPNVAPIHLLDGRCAFVATRPIAAGEQLFDVYAFASMDFDRSFRIFCLRKSYYFKCRCAVCESFSYVDVRNMTPQETNFLRLLRMVNVPEHQLPMLVEHMNEVGRRYPKHQYTAAEVVLVRILRMMHSYSLEDDMLNTFGSIGLPGLAASLSRSRAGNFR, from the exons ATGGCTGAATCGCTGCAGGAAAAAGAGTGCAATGTGGTCAAGCTTTTCCATGAACTTTGGGAGGAATTACTAAAGCAGCGTATCAACGAGCTTGTCCACAACCAGCGCGACAAGGATAAGGTAGCAGAGATTATTAAGCGCGAAATCGAAGACTTTCTGCGCACGTTCCCGTTTCGCGACCGGTTTAATCTTCATCCCGACGCCAAGGACAATGCGAAAGCGCTTGCCGCCCGCAACTGTGGCAATGAGCGGTTCGCCCCGTCGATCGGTGAGTACATGGAGTCGCTCCAACACTACAACGAGAGTATCGCGTACTCGGAGCAAGGTTCGGAAACCAGAGCGCTTGCGTACGGCAATCGTTCGGCGGTCTGTCTGAAGTTTGGCCTGTACGAAGAGTGTTTGGAAAACATACGCCTAGCAAGGGCATCAAACTACCCGATGCAATTGGCGGACAAACTGAACAAGCGCGAACAGCATGTGAAGCGATGTATCGAGGAAGATGCTGAAGAATTTTCCGACAGAGTAATGCATACGCCTGGACAGTATCGGCCACGTAATTCAAGATATCCGGCACCAAAGTTGAGCTACGAGGCACACGCAAACGTCCCTCAGTTGGTGAAATGTGTGGAGTTGCGTCAGAACAGCGAATTCGGTCGTCATCTAGTGACCACGCAGCATCTAAAGGCGGGAGACGTCCTGCTGATTGAGAAACCCTATGCTAGCATGCTGAATGACAAGGAACGGTACAAGCGTTGCGCTTTCTGCCACAATGAGGACACGTTTACGCTTATTCCCTGCGAAGGATGCACTTTAACGATGTACTGCTCAGACGAATGTATGGACAAAGCGTACAGACAGTACCATCGGTACGAGTGTGGCGTGCTTCGTGACTGTTGGCGCATTGCTGGTCGCTTGGTGGGAGGCATCGTGGGACTGCGTATGGTTGCCACGGCGATCGCTTCCTTCGAACAGGATCTCGAGGGTTGGGCCAATCATTTGAACGCGCTCGACGAAACGAAGGTGAACGCGTTTACGGTGGACTGGAACAAGGCGACGGACAGCGACATCTACGACACGGTGCACGTGCTCGCCACGAGCCAGAAGAGGCGGAGTCGCGAAGATCTGGCTATGCTCATGTTTTTCACTTCAATCGTGCACCGACTATTGCTGGAACGCACCGATCTCGGACCGTTGTGCGTGTCGAGCCCGACAAAAAGCAAGCTCCTGTTCGATCTGCTGCTACGCCACTGGCAAACTTCCTTGATCAATAGCAAGCAGGTGTATCACATGCAACGTTCGGAAGGCCAAGACGAGGAAGACGAGTATTATGAGTATAACTATGCTGGGTACGATAGCGACGATGAGGAGGAATACTCCGACGAAATGCATGCTATTGCTGTTTACCCTTTGTTTAGCATGGTGAATCATAGCTGCATACCAAACGTGGCCCCGATCCATCTTCTCGATGGTAGGTGTGCTTTTGTAGCTACCCGACCGATCGCTGCCGGCGAACAGCTGTTCGACGTCTATGC ATTTGCTTCAATGGACTTTGATCGTTCGTTCCGTATATTTTGCCTGAGAAAGTCCTACTATTTCAAGTGTCGCTGCGCAGTATGTGAATCTTTTTCGTACGTGGATGTCCGTAATATGACCCCACAGGAAACAAATTTTCTCCGACTGCTACGTATGGTGAATGTCCCGGAGCATCAATTACCAATGCTGGTAGAGCACATGAACGAAGTGGGAAGGCGCTATCCTAAGCATCAGTACACGGCCGCGGAAGTGGTACTGGTGCGTATCTTGCGCATGATGCACAGCTACTCGCTGGAGGATGATATGCTAAACACGTTTGGGAGCATTGGTCTTCCGGGTTTGGCAGCCTCTTTGAGTCGAAGTCGAGCTGGGAATTTCAGATAG